One Acidobacteriota bacterium DNA window includes the following coding sequences:
- a CDS encoding SAM-dependent methyltransferase yields MPIGLTVVSLPRREGHRLRVHGVDLLNGTPVLDITPHYLQRARAGTAPRMGGRMTIRACVSSASVAGERTPPRGAFVPRSGWLVPVSMPLIPAA; encoded by the coding sequence GTGCCCATCGGGCTCACGGTGGTCTCGCTGCCGCGGCGGGAGGGCCACCGGCTCCGCGTTCACGGCGTGGACTTGCTCAACGGCACGCCCGTGCTCGACATCACGCCGCATTACCTCCAGCGTGCCCGAGCGGGAACCGCGCCGCGGATGGGTGGGCGGATGACGATTCGGGCCTGCGTCTCGTCCGCGTCCGTCGCCGGTGAACGAACGCCACCGCGCGGTGCGTTCGTCCCGCGATCGGGGTGGCTCGTCCCTGTGTCGATGCCGTTGATCCCAGCTGCGTGA